From the Helicoverpa zea isolate HzStark_Cry1AcR chromosome 26, ilHelZeax1.1, whole genome shotgun sequence genome, one window contains:
- the LOC124643040 gene encoding uncharacterized protein LOC124643040 codes for MDRCMNCTIALGRSNSIGRKVLEDEAILTVIRQWRASQPVTSENVVCQACWDLAQDVVLGRRAIDAPTQVGHSSVCLRCGRSLLARRFNHLLRNDSARESAIYNVIREWILPQTVDEASRICHSCWILADRAAVHMSTGPSTSSQSNPPPAQSSVGVSVGQLDENHDNILHEPENVSIQPEHNQGNDDVHEPSVELHSPSAPIVEPVQQHPEPTIVLPDYMRAVETERRCFIEGCQRTERYRVPLATRKMLLNEHKYYVPQNNRLCDIHLVIEAWDFLDSLRSNYLQTFTARHIQDMFTLKETPKERFLNFENIDNMDDHVVHTWIGFTKVQFRQLFDEVPQLIEIRNSSSVLAAYLIKLRSGDSNERLATLFKTSKKTLAKWLCQARDILTEHFVPRHLGLEHITREQIKERNLAIPSALFEGDSRPIAIFDGTYCYIEKSSNYLYQKKTYSLHKYRNLTKPFLMVCTDGYIIDVLGPYPATTSDSDIMRHEFLSGNPLQDFFQNGDVFILDRGFRDSLPLLNQCGYRTYVPATLAQGETQLSTLDANKSRAVTICRWVVEIVNGRFKRDFKLFRQCYFNTASRSLIRDFKVAAALINRFHPPITDRIDCGAIINQINLNMNRHNILGDFIVNNQYNRRRADFETITIHNDNLNDFPQLSYDELILVCLGTYQLKQARSYFGEHLRGNDGFIIEVCREVSSSLLRQLSASNTSWLLRGRIQSRHISRKTYFVYILVDSCRRGRDSILSYYCNCIVGRRTVGCCAHVMCIIWYLSWARFQENIVPPAQFLDDILIIIEDE; via the exons ATGGATCGCTGTATGAATTGTACGATTGCGCTTGGTCGCAGTAATTCTATTGGAAGAAAAGTCTTGGAGGATGAGGCGATTTTAACAGTTATTCGTCAGTGGCGTGCATCTCAGCCT GTAACCAGTGAGAACGTTGTATGCCAAGCATGTTGGGACTTGGCCCAAGATGTGGTTCTTGGAAGACGTGCGATTGATGCACCAACCCAAGTTGGCCATTCAAGCGTATGTCTCCGCTGTGGTCGTTCACTCTTAGCCCGGCGGTTCAACCACCTTCTTCGTAATGATTCTGCTCGTGAATCTGCGATATATAATGTGATTAGAGAGTGGATTCTACCACAAACG gtgGACGAGGCAAGTCGTATATGCCATTCCTGTTGGATATTAGCAGACAGAGCTGCTGTTCATATGAGTACAGGTCCTTCGACTTCCTCACAAAGTAACCCACCGCCAGCCCAATCATCAGTTGGTGTTTCTGTTGGACAATTGGATGAAAATCATGACAACATTCTACACGAACCTGAGAATGTTTCCATTCAACCAGAACATAACCAAGGTAATGATGATGTGCATGAACCCTCAGTGGAACTACATTCACCAAGTGCCCCAATTGTGGAACCAGTACAACAGCACCCTGAACCAACAATTGTATTGCCAGATTATATGCGGGCAGTTGAAACAGAGCGACGGTGCTTCATAGAAGGTTGCCAGAGAACTGAACGATATAGAGTTCCTCTAGCAACGAGAAAAATGTTGCTTAATgagcataaatattatgtaccacAAAATAATCGACTTTGTGATATACATTTAGTAATTGAGGCATGGGACTTCCTTGATAGTTTAAGgagtaattatttacaaacatttactgCAAGACATATCCAAGATATGTTTACACTAAAAGAAACCCCAAAAGAAaggtttttgaattttgaaaatattgataatatgGACGACCATGTTGTGCATACCTGGATCGGGTTTACTAAAGTTCAGTTCCGTCAATTATTTGATGAGGTTCCACAATTGATAGAAATTCGTAATAGTTCTTCAGTTTTAGCAGCCTATCTTATCAAATTAAGAAGTGGGGACTCAAATGAAAGAttagcaacattatttaaaacatctaaGAAAACTTTAGCCAAGTGGCTGTGTCAAGCCCGTGACATATTAACTGAACATTTTGTGCCTCGGCACTTAGGTTTAGAACACATCACTAgagaacaaataaaagaaaggaaCTTAGCCATTCCTAGTGCTTTATTTGAAGGAGATTCTAGGCCCATCGCTATATTTGATGGAACTTACTGTTATATTGAAAAAAGctctaattatttatatcaaaaaaaaacatacagtttGCATAAATATAGGAACTTAACCAAACCTTTTTTAATGGTGTGCACAGATGGTTACATCATTGATGTTTTGGGCCCCTATCCAGCTACCACGTCAGACTCAGATATAATGAGACATGAATTTTTAAGTGGAAACCCACTCCAGGATTTTTTCCAAAATGGTGATGTATTTATACTGGATAGGGGTTTCCGAGATTCATTACCTTTGTTAAACCAATGTGGATATAGGACATACGTGCCTGCTACTTTGGCGCAGGGTGAAACACAGCTGTCAACACTTGACGCAAACAAATCGAGGGCAGTCACCATTTGCCGTTGGGTCGTTGAGATTGTGAACGGTAGGTTTAAAAGAGATTTCAAATTATTCAggcaatgttattttaatacagcctcaagaagtttaataagagaTTTTAAGGTGGCTGCTGCTCTCATAAATAGGTTTCACCCTCCCATAACCGATAGAATAGACTGTGGGGCTATCATTAAtcagattaatttaaatatgaatagacATAACATATTAGgtgattttattgttaacaacCAATATAATAGACGTAGGGCTGATTTTGAAACAATAACTATtcataatgataatttaaatgattttcccCAGTTGTCATATGATGAATTAATTCTTGTATGCTTAGGTACATATCAATTAAAGCAGGCACGGTCCTATTTTGGTGAACATTTGCGGGGAAATGATGGGTTTATAATAGAAGTGTGCAGGGAGGTAAGCAGCAGCCTTCTTCGACAGCTGTCAGCTTCAAATACTTCTTGGTTATTGCGAGGCCGAATACAATCCCGCCATATAAGtcgcaaaacatattttgtttatattttagttgataGCTGTCGAAGAGGACGAGAttcaatattatcatattattgtaattgtattgtagGTAGAAGAACTGTAGGCTGCTGTGCCCATGTAATGTGCATTATATGGTATCTCAGTTGGGCAAGATTCCAAGAAAATATCGTACCCCCTGCACAATTTTTAGATGAcattctaataataattgaagatgaatga